A window of Lysobacter terrestris contains these coding sequences:
- a CDS encoding TIGR02449 family protein codes for MDRTRLIAELQTLSDRLDELGAQARRLNEENRSLRLQQEQLISERSTLLAKNEQARTRVEAMIARLKSLEQHT; via the coding sequence ATGGATCGCACCCGCCTCATCGCCGAACTGCAGACGCTGTCGGATCGCCTCGACGAGCTGGGTGCGCAGGCACGCCGCCTCAACGAAGAGAACCGCAGCCTGCGCCTGCAGCAGGAACAGTTGATCAGCGAGCGCTCGACTTTGCTGGCGAAGAACGAACAGGCGCGCACGCGGGTGGAGGCGATGATCGCCCGCCTCAAGTCGCTGGAGCAGCACACGTGA
- a CDS encoding UPF0149 family protein: MSSRNAPDLPAAAALDAEIRALALATTSAELHGSLCGWLAGGGATTPDWLGRVLADPALPAVAEGSALDELCKASAAQLADRSFEFELLLPDADAPLMERSGALFDWCRGFLGGFGLAAGAAPALSEDSQEALADLAKLAAAQPQDDGDEEDEEALVELEEFVRVAALLLHGDCVMAAQHRQRFN, translated from the coding sequence GTGTCGTCCCGAAACGCCCCCGACCTGCCCGCCGCCGCGGCCCTCGACGCCGAAATCCGCGCCCTCGCGCTCGCCACCACTTCCGCGGAACTGCACGGCAGCCTGTGTGGCTGGCTGGCCGGTGGCGGTGCCACCACGCCGGACTGGCTGGGCAGGGTCCTGGCCGATCCCGCGCTGCCCGCAGTCGCCGAAGGCAGTGCCCTGGACGAACTGTGCAAGGCGAGCGCCGCGCAGCTGGCCGATCGCAGTTTCGAGTTCGAACTGCTGCTGCCGGATGCGGACGCCCCGCTCATGGAGCGCAGCGGTGCGCTGTTCGACTGGTGCCGCGGCTTCCTCGGTGGCTTCGGGCTCGCCGCGGGCGCGGCGCCGGCGCTGTCGGAAGACAGCCAGGAAGCGCTCGCCGACCTGGCCAAGCTCGCCGCCGCGCAACCGCAGGACGATGGCGACGAAGAGGACGAGGAAGCGCTGGTGGAACTCGAGGAATTCGTGCGCGTCGCCGCGCTGTTGCTGCACGGCGATTGCGTGATGGCCGCGCAGCACCGGCAGCGGTTCAACTGA
- a CDS encoding EVE domain-containing protein — MTARRRYWLMKSEPDAFSIDDLQRVGTEPWTGVRNYQARNFMRAMQVGDGVFFYHSNCDVPGIVGTMTVASTPYPDPTQFDAKSDYYDPKATQEQPRWEMVDVAFERKLKRTISLEEIRGHADALGEGFALTQRGSRLSVLPVTAAQWKLLLSLEKNRE, encoded by the coding sequence ATGACCGCACGTCGCCGCTACTGGCTGATGAAGTCGGAACCCGACGCGTTCTCCATCGACGACCTGCAGCGCGTGGGCACCGAGCCGTGGACCGGCGTGCGCAACTACCAGGCGCGCAACTTCATGCGCGCGATGCAGGTGGGCGACGGCGTGTTCTTCTATCACTCCAACTGCGACGTGCCGGGCATCGTCGGCACCATGACCGTCGCCAGCACGCCGTATCCCGACCCGACGCAGTTCGACGCGAAGTCGGACTACTACGATCCCAAGGCGACGCAGGAACAGCCGCGCTGGGAGATGGTCGACGTCGCCTTCGAGCGCAAGCTCAAGCGCACGATCTCCCTCGAGGAGATCCGCGGGCACGCCGACGCGTTGGGCGAGGGCTTCGCGCTGACCCAGCGCGGCTCGCGCCTGTCCGTGCTGCCGGTGACCGCGGCGCAATGGAAACTTCTTCTGTCCCTGGAAAAGAACCGTGAGTGA
- a CDS encoding cell division protein ZapA: protein MTTKASEPVSIRLLDREYTIGCEPGERDSLMAAAKLLDNKMREIRGNNRMAALDRVAVLAALNLAHELQQMRDEGEGRDRELVRTLDDLHRKLDGLFDNAPR, encoded by the coding sequence GTGACGACCAAGGCCAGCGAACCGGTCAGCATCCGCCTGCTCGATCGCGAATACACCATCGGTTGCGAACCGGGCGAGCGCGACAGCCTGATGGCGGCGGCGAAGCTCCTCGACAACAAGATGCGCGAGATCCGCGGCAACAACCGCATGGCGGCGCTCGATCGCGTCGCGGTGCTCGCCGCGCTCAACCTCGCCCACGAACTGCAACAGATGCGCGACGAAGGCGAAGGCCGTGATCGCGAACTCGTGCGCACGCTCGACGACCTGCATCGCAAGTTGGACGGGCTGTTCGACAACGCACCGCGCTGA
- a CDS encoding EAL domain-containing protein: protein MIAAFAGLLGAGAAGDATALTRDYYFQRLGSERGLGQNTVNAMVQDAQGFVWVGTQGGLHRYDGQRYVQYRHDPRDPASLPDSYVTALAAEGDRALWVGSYSQYVSRLDLATGGIRRYEVADGEQAQRQVGALLPHAGKLWVGTLAGLERLDPATGTRDRVITLDPKTLRTWPRQSLVAGRDGDLWYGTPTGLYRIGPRGGVERLRPSLSVRALAFDHRGQLWIGTPQGLFRLASDGRSLLQTWPAAGAPEVEVRAIAEAPDHRLWLSLSKQGVLRFDPATGRSLQLREQPGTTSGLPEDGISTLMVDRGGMLWLGGQFRGVTVTDPLGTRFTYVLNLDGGGPHNPATDDSVRAIAQDASGALWLGTDDARLLRYDATTDRFDDFSPRLPAAEGQAKPRIMALVRNPDGNLWVATERGLLRLDPRRGEITPVALGSYSNNSIRSLMLARNGALWIGTGANGALRYSPADGEVLHYGFRENDPHQLSHPAVHAMLEDRRGRIWLGTGDGLDLLDPANGRLRHFRHRIDAPGSLPGNLVRTLLQTADGQVWVGTHAGLSRIVEGADGTIAFAHPLADALRDRPVPVVYSITESPAGTLWIGTDNGIMRFNTGSERYRVYGLADGTQDLEFNGGAVAALNDGRLAFGGVRGFNLFDPRRITDSTYLPPLRLISARIGTDANEGTLWQPRALSIPDGANLLRLRVGALDFAPAGDIQYRYRLDGFDIGWINNGHEQDITYTKLPAGDYKLRVQATSRDGEWMPQELSVPVHVLPPWWRHPRVLAVATLAVLALLAVFWWRRQQRVRRERELFAAIREREQRLQLALWGSGEIFWDYDLRREQMYAMRIDEHGVADADSAVQMEIVDQHEVHPDDLPRLAELVRQHVRGEAPLLLSEHRVRLADGHWAWMLARGRVVDRDAGGKALRIAGTARDVTTTRNAERERRIASEVLRSMAEAVCVFDRDFCFVSVNPAFTRMTGYSDVEVLGRDTALLNSPQHDPEFYRQMRFRLERDGRWSGELWQQRKDGQEFLCSVQASVVLDATGQRSHYVGVLGDITDQKRAEQELRYLANYDTLTSLPNRTLLSERLSRAIVRARRQGKRIAVLFLDLDRFKDINDSLGHAAGDRILRAAAGRLQNTVGPQHTVARLGGDEFTVVLEDLDTAEEAEQVARKIIDAFGEPLDIDDRHDVSISPSIGISLYPDHAQIPTDLLKHADTAMYQAKAAGRRTFMRYTDAMDVEIRQRATISAALRKVLDRNELRLVFQPKLSLTQMRITGVEALLRWYSPEHGEIPPDRFIPLAEETGLILEIGEWAMQEACTTLQRWREQGLEDVSVAVNVSALQLARGHLPEIVARALSGRGIPPERLQLELTETVIMANAEQNAAMLQAIRDLGVGLAIDDFGTGYSSLSYLKRLPLTTLKIDKEFIGDLTRDADDEAITGAVIAMAHSLGLNVVAEGVETEAQVRFLHDHGCDEIQGYWLARPLRAEECLTFLHSWATATSESERAAVSG from the coding sequence TTGATCGCAGCGTTCGCAGGCCTGCTCGGCGCAGGCGCCGCCGGCGATGCCACGGCGTTGACGCGCGATTACTACTTCCAACGCCTGGGCAGCGAACGCGGGCTGGGCCAGAACACCGTCAACGCGATGGTGCAGGACGCGCAGGGCTTCGTCTGGGTCGGCACCCAGGGCGGCCTGCACCGCTACGACGGCCAGCGCTACGTCCAGTACCGCCACGACCCCCGCGACCCGGCCAGTCTGCCCGACAGCTACGTCACCGCGCTGGCGGCCGAGGGCGACCGCGCGCTCTGGGTCGGTTCGTATTCGCAGTACGTCTCGCGGCTGGATCTCGCCACCGGCGGCATCCGTCGCTACGAGGTCGCCGACGGCGAGCAGGCGCAGCGCCAGGTCGGCGCGTTGCTGCCGCACGCCGGCAAGCTGTGGGTGGGCACGCTCGCCGGACTGGAACGCCTCGACCCGGCCACCGGCACGCGCGACCGGGTCATCACCCTGGACCCCAAGACCCTGCGCACGTGGCCGCGGCAGTCGCTGGTCGCCGGTCGCGACGGCGACCTGTGGTACGGCACGCCGACCGGCCTGTACCGGATCGGCCCGCGCGGCGGCGTGGAACGGCTGCGGCCCAGCCTGTCGGTGCGCGCCCTGGCCTTCGACCATCGTGGCCAGCTCTGGATCGGTACGCCGCAGGGGCTGTTCCGGCTGGCGTCCGACGGCCGCTCCCTGCTGCAGACGTGGCCGGCGGCGGGTGCGCCCGAGGTGGAAGTCCGCGCGATCGCCGAAGCCCCCGACCACCGCTTGTGGCTGTCCTTGTCGAAGCAGGGCGTCCTCCGCTTCGACCCGGCCACCGGGCGCAGCCTGCAACTGCGCGAACAGCCCGGAACGACCTCCGGATTGCCCGAAGACGGCATCAGCACCCTGATGGTCGATCGCGGCGGCATGCTCTGGCTTGGCGGCCAGTTCCGCGGCGTCACCGTGACCGACCCGCTCGGCACCCGCTTCACCTACGTCCTCAACCTCGACGGCGGCGGTCCGCACAACCCGGCCACCGACGACAGCGTGCGCGCGATCGCCCAGGACGCCAGCGGCGCCCTGTGGCTGGGCACCGACGACGCGCGCCTGCTGCGCTACGACGCCACTACCGACCGCTTCGACGATTTCAGCCCGCGCCTGCCGGCCGCCGAGGGGCAAGCGAAGCCGCGGATCATGGCCCTCGTCCGCAACCCCGACGGCAACCTGTGGGTCGCGACCGAGCGCGGCCTGTTGCGGCTGGATCCGCGCCGCGGCGAGATCACCCCGGTCGCGCTGGGCAGCTACAGCAACAATTCGATCCGCAGCCTGATGCTGGCGCGCAATGGCGCGCTGTGGATCGGCACCGGCGCCAATGGCGCGTTGCGCTACTCGCCCGCCGATGGCGAGGTGCTGCACTACGGCTTCCGCGAGAACGACCCGCACCAGCTGTCCCATCCCGCGGTGCACGCGATGCTCGAGGACCGCCGCGGCCGCATCTGGCTGGGCACCGGCGACGGCCTGGACCTGCTCGATCCCGCGAACGGCCGCCTGCGCCACTTCCGCCACCGCATCGATGCCCCGGGCAGCCTGCCCGGGAACCTGGTCCGCACGCTGCTGCAGACCGCGGATGGGCAGGTCTGGGTTGGCACGCACGCCGGGCTGAGCCGGATCGTCGAAGGCGCCGACGGCACGATCGCATTCGCCCACCCGCTCGCCGACGCGCTGCGCGACCGCCCGGTGCCCGTGGTGTATTCGATCACCGAGTCGCCGGCCGGCACGCTCTGGATCGGCACCGACAACGGCATCATGCGCTTCAACACCGGCAGCGAGCGCTATCGCGTCTACGGGCTCGCCGACGGCACGCAGGACCTGGAGTTCAACGGCGGCGCGGTCGCGGCCTTGAACGACGGCCGCCTCGCGTTCGGCGGCGTGCGCGGCTTCAATCTCTTCGATCCCCGCCGCATCACCGACAGCACCTACCTGCCGCCGCTGCGGCTGATTTCGGCGCGGATCGGCACCGATGCGAACGAAGGCACGCTGTGGCAGCCGCGCGCGTTGTCGATCCCCGATGGCGCCAACCTGCTGCGCCTGCGCGTCGGCGCCCTCGACTTCGCCCCCGCGGGCGACATCCAGTACCGCTACCGGCTCGACGGATTCGACATCGGCTGGATCAACAACGGCCACGAGCAGGACATCACCTACACCAAGCTGCCCGCCGGCGATTACAAGCTGCGCGTGCAGGCGACCAGCCGCGATGGCGAGTGGATGCCGCAGGAGCTGAGCGTCCCGGTGCACGTGCTGCCGCCCTGGTGGCGGCACCCGCGCGTGCTGGCCGTGGCCACGCTCGCCGTGCTCGCCCTGCTCGCGGTGTTCTGGTGGCGCCGGCAGCAGCGGGTGCGGCGCGAGCGCGAACTGTTCGCGGCGATCCGCGAACGCGAACAGCGCCTGCAGCTCGCGCTGTGGGGGTCGGGCGAGATCTTCTGGGATTACGACCTGCGCCGCGAACAGATGTACGCCATGCGCATCGACGAGCACGGCGTCGCCGATGCCGACAGCGCCGTACAGATGGAAATCGTCGACCAGCACGAGGTCCATCCCGACGACCTGCCGCGCCTGGCCGAACTGGTGCGCCAGCACGTCCGCGGCGAAGCGCCGCTGCTGCTGTCCGAACATCGCGTGCGCCTGGCCGACGGCCACTGGGCCTGGATGCTGGCGCGCGGCCGCGTGGTCGACCGCGACGCCGGCGGCAAGGCGCTGCGCATCGCCGGCACCGCACGCGACGTCACCACGACGCGCAACGCGGAGCGCGAACGCCGCATCGCCAGCGAAGTGCTGCGCAGCATGGCCGAGGCGGTGTGCGTGTTCGACCGCGACTTCTGCTTCGTGTCGGTGAACCCGGCCTTCACCCGCATGACCGGCTACAGCGATGTCGAAGTGCTGGGCCGCGACACCGCCCTCCTCAACAGCCCGCAGCACGACCCGGAGTTCTACCGGCAGATGCGCTTCCGCTTGGAACGCGATGGCCGCTGGTCGGGCGAGTTGTGGCAGCAGCGCAAGGACGGCCAGGAATTCCTGTGTTCGGTGCAGGCCAGCGTGGTGCTGGATGCGACCGGCCAGCGCAGCCACTACGTCGGCGTGCTGGGCGACATCACCGACCAGAAGCGCGCCGAACAGGAGCTGCGCTACCTCGCCAACTACGACACGCTGACCAGCCTGCCCAACCGCACGCTGCTGTCGGAGCGGCTGTCCCGCGCGATCGTGCGCGCGCGCCGCCAGGGCAAGCGCATCGCGGTGCTGTTCCTCGACCTCGACCGCTTCAAGGACATCAACGATTCCCTCGGCCACGCCGCCGGCGACCGCATCCTGCGCGCGGCCGCGGGCCGCCTGCAGAACACCGTGGGACCGCAGCACACCGTGGCACGACTGGGTGGCGACGAATTCACCGTAGTGCTCGAGGACCTCGACACGGCCGAGGAGGCCGAACAGGTCGCGCGCAAGATCATCGACGCCTTCGGTGAGCCGCTCGACATCGACGACCGCCACGACGTCTCGATCTCGCCGTCGATCGGCATCAGCCTGTATCCCGACCACGCGCAGATCCCCACCGACCTGCTCAAGCACGCCGACACGGCGATGTACCAGGCCAAGGCCGCCGGGCGCCGCACCTTCATGCGCTACACCGACGCGATGGACGTGGAGATCCGCCAGCGCGCCACCATCTCCGCGGCGCTGCGCAAGGTGCTCGATCGCAACGAGTTGCGACTGGTGTTCCAGCCCAAGCTGTCGCTGACACAGATGCGCATCACCGGCGTGGAAGCGCTGCTGCGCTGGTACAGCCCCGAGCACGGCGAGATCCCCCCGGACCGCTTCATCCCGCTGGCGGAGGAAACCGGGTTGATCCTCGAGATCGGCGAGTGGGCGATGCAGGAGGCCTGCACGACGCTGCAGAGGTGGCGCGAGCAGGGCCTTGAAGACGTGTCCGTCGCGGTGAACGTGTCCGCGCTGCAGCTCGCGCGCGGCCACCTGCCCGAAATCGTCGCCCGTGCCTTGTCGGGCCGCGGCATCCCGCCCGAGCGCCTGCAGCTCGAACTCACCGAAACGGTCATCATGGCGAACGCCGAGCAGAACGCGGCGATGCTGCAGGCCATCCGCGACCTGGGCGTCGGCCTGGCGATCGACGACTTCGGCACCGGCTATTCCTCGCTGTCGTACCTCAAGCGGCTGCCGCTGACGACGCTCAAGATCGACAAGGAATTCATCGGCGACCTCACCCGCGACGCCGACGACGAGGCGATCACCGGCGCGGTCATCGCAATGGCGCACTCGCTGGGCCTGAACGTGGTCGCCGAAGGCGTCGAGACCGAGGCCCAGGTCCGCTTCCTGCATGACCACGGCTGCGACGAGATCCAGGGCTACTGGCTGGCCCGCCCGCTGCGCGCCGAGGAATGCCTGACCTTCCTGCACAGCTGGGCCACCGCCACGTCGGAATCCGAACGCGCGGCGGTCTCCGGCTGA
- a CDS encoding 5-formyltetrahydrofolate cyclo-ligase yields the protein MNDAASAAQRRQLRQELRANRRALPAAQRIAAADSLARHLLELAFAPRSGYVAGYWAMDGEIGLHAWQLRLPRECVYCLPVLCEDQRLRFAPWRPGDDLVSNRYGIPEPDVSASSLLDPAQMALVVMPLVGFDSHGNRLGMGGGWYDRSFAFRHEAPAPPFLVGAAFALQQIEAMPAQSWDVRLDAVCTESDRFDFASLAP from the coding sequence ATGAATGACGCCGCGAGCGCGGCCCAACGCCGCCAATTGCGCCAGGAGTTGCGCGCCAACCGGCGTGCCTTGCCCGCCGCACAACGCATCGCGGCGGCCGACTCGCTCGCCAGGCATCTTCTGGAACTGGCCTTCGCGCCGCGCTCCGGTTACGTGGCCGGCTACTGGGCGATGGACGGAGAGATCGGCCTGCACGCCTGGCAACTGCGCCTGCCGCGCGAATGCGTGTACTGCCTGCCCGTGTTGTGCGAGGACCAGCGCCTGCGTTTCGCACCCTGGCGTCCCGGCGACGATCTGGTCAGCAACCGCTACGGCATTCCCGAGCCCGATGTCAGCGCTTCGTCGTTGCTCGATCCGGCGCAGATGGCGCTGGTGGTGATGCCGCTGGTGGGTTTCGACAGCCACGGCAACCGCCTCGGCATGGGCGGCGGCTGGTACGATCGCAGCTTCGCGTTCCGGCACGAGGCTCCGGCGCCGCCCTTCCTTGTGGGTGCGGCGTTCGCGCTGCAGCAGATCGAGGCCATGCCAGCCCAGTCCTGGGATGTGCGCCTCGATGCCGTCTGCACCGAGAGCGACCGTTTCGATTTCGCTTCCCTCGCCCCCTGA
- a CDS encoding aminopeptidase P N-terminal domain-containing protein produces MTKPLAIPARNHARRRKQLMRMAGDEAILILPAGKEVVRSRDTHYPYRQDSDFWYLTGFAEPEAVLVLVPGRKHGETLLFCRERDAEREAWDGPRHGPEGAVEAFGFDDAYPIVDLDDILPGLLEGRTRVYYHFGRDQEFDLKLIGWLNRVRAQVRHGAQPPHEFLELGHLLDEMRLFKDRDELRLMQRAADISVLAHEAAMRAARGGMREYELQAELERVFRQHDAEPAYGSIVGAGSNACVLHYRANNAPVRDGDLVLIDAGAEYRGYAADITRTFPANGRFSKEQRALHDVVLAAQAAALKQARPGIAYEAGHNAAVATLTEGLLRLDLLKGKLEKNLADGLYRRFYRHKTGHWLGLDVHDVGEYRIDGESRLLESGMVFTIEPGVYVAPDDTSVDAKWRGIGIRIEDDVLVTGDGHEVLTDKLARSADEIEALMAR; encoded by the coding sequence ATGACCAAACCCCTCGCGATCCCCGCCCGCAACCACGCCCGCCGCCGCAAGCAGCTCATGCGCATGGCCGGCGACGAGGCGATCCTGATCCTGCCGGCCGGCAAGGAAGTAGTGCGCAGTCGCGACACGCATTACCCGTACCGGCAGGATTCGGATTTCTGGTACCTCACCGGCTTCGCCGAACCCGAGGCCGTACTGGTGCTGGTGCCGGGCCGCAAGCACGGCGAGACGCTGCTGTTCTGCCGCGAACGCGATGCCGAACGCGAAGCCTGGGACGGGCCGAGGCACGGACCGGAAGGCGCGGTGGAAGCCTTCGGTTTCGACGACGCCTATCCGATCGTCGACCTCGACGACATCCTGCCCGGCCTGCTGGAAGGGCGCACGCGCGTCTACTACCACTTCGGCCGCGACCAGGAATTCGACCTCAAGCTCATCGGCTGGTTGAACCGCGTGCGCGCGCAGGTGCGGCATGGCGCGCAGCCGCCGCACGAATTCCTCGAGCTCGGCCACCTGCTCGACGAGATGCGCCTGTTCAAGGATCGCGACGAATTGCGTCTGATGCAGCGCGCCGCCGACATCAGCGTGCTCGCGCACGAAGCGGCGATGCGGGCCGCCCGCGGTGGCATGCGCGAATACGAACTGCAGGCCGAACTCGAACGCGTCTTCCGCCAGCATGACGCGGAACCCGCCTACGGCAGCATCGTCGGCGCGGGCAGCAACGCCTGCGTGCTGCACTACCGCGCCAACAACGCGCCCGTGCGCGACGGCGACCTGGTGCTCATCGACGCCGGCGCCGAATACCGCGGCTACGCGGCGGACATCACCCGCACCTTCCCCGCGAACGGCCGCTTCAGCAAGGAACAGCGGGCACTGCACGACGTCGTCCTCGCCGCGCAGGCGGCGGCGCTGAAGCAGGCGCGGCCCGGCATCGCCTACGAAGCCGGGCACAACGCCGCGGTGGCCACGCTCACCGAAGGCCTGCTGCGGCTGGACCTGCTCAAGGGCAAGCTGGAGAAGAACCTCGCCGACGGCCTGTACCGCCGCTTCTATCGCCACAAGACCGGGCATTGGCTCGGCCTGGACGTGCATGACGTCGGCGAATACCGCATCGACGGCGAATCGCGCCTGCTCGAATCCGGCATGGTGTTCACCATCGAGCCGGGCGTGTACGTGGCGCCGGACGACACCAGCGTCGACGCGAAATGGCGCGGCATCGGCATCCGCATCGAGGACGACGTGCTGGTGACCGGCGACGGCCACGAAGTCCTGACCGACAAGCTCGCGCGCAGCGCCGACGAGATCGAGGCGTTGATGGCGCGCTGA